A window of the Streptomyces sp. NBC_00250 genome harbors these coding sequences:
- a CDS encoding ABC transporter permease: MFVAWRDLRFAKGRFALMGTVIVLITLLVGLLSGLTAGLARENISAITGLPADRLAFAAPPSGQSVSFTNSTVTEEQWRGWAERPGVASAAPLGIRTLNGAAGDRTAAVSAFGTEPEAGLAPVAPASGKAVLSESAAEELGVSAGDSVRLGTLELTVTAVAGDASYSHTPVVWTSLDDWQRLGHTGTTVEEQATVIALRGGGETDWAAGDAAVGTEARTVDEALTAIGSYQAENGSLQLMRGFLFAISALVIGAFFTVWTIQRSGDVAVLKALGASTRYLLKDALGQAVLMLTAGTLLGTALAVGIGVLVSGGNVPFVLQPLTVLGPAAVMVVLGVLGAALSIRRITAVDPLTALGSAR, translated from the coding sequence ATGTTCGTGGCATGGAGAGACCTCAGATTCGCCAAGGGGCGATTCGCCCTCATGGGTACCGTGATCGTGCTGATCACCCTGCTCGTGGGGCTGCTGTCCGGGCTGACCGCCGGGCTCGCGCGGGAGAACATCTCCGCGATCACCGGTCTGCCCGCCGACCGGCTGGCCTTCGCGGCGCCGCCGTCCGGGCAGTCGGTCTCCTTCACCAACTCGACGGTGACGGAGGAGCAGTGGCGCGGGTGGGCGGAGCGTCCGGGGGTGGCTTCGGCCGCGCCGCTCGGCATCCGTACGCTCAACGGCGCCGCCGGGGACCGTACCGCCGCCGTGTCCGCCTTCGGTACGGAGCCGGAGGCCGGCCTCGCACCCGTGGCGCCCGCTTCGGGCAAGGCCGTCCTCTCGGAGTCGGCCGCCGAGGAGCTGGGCGTCTCGGCCGGTGACTCCGTCCGCCTCGGCACCCTGGAGCTGACCGTCACGGCGGTCGCCGGTGACGCCTCGTACAGCCACACCCCGGTGGTGTGGACCTCCCTCGACGACTGGCAGCGGCTCGGCCACACCGGCACCACGGTGGAGGAACAGGCGACCGTCATCGCGCTCCGCGGCGGCGGGGAGACCGACTGGGCGGCCGGCGACGCGGCCGTCGGCACCGAGGCGCGGACCGTCGACGAGGCCCTCACCGCCATAGGGTCCTACCAGGCCGAGAACGGCTCGCTCCAGCTCATGCGCGGCTTCCTCTTCGCCATCTCGGCTCTCGTCATAGGGGCCTTCTTCACCGTCTGGACCATTCAGCGCAGCGGCGACGTCGCCGTACTCAAGGCGCTCGGCGCTTCGACCCGGTACCTGCTCAAGGACGCCCTCGGGCAGGCGGTGCTGATGCTCACGGCGGGCACGCTGCTCGGAACGGCGCTCGCGGTCGGCATCGGGGTGCTGGTCAGCGGCGGGAACGTGCCGTTCGTGCTGCAGCCGCTGACCGTGCTCGGGCCGGCGGCCGTGATGGTGGTACTCGGTGTGCTCGGGGCCGCGCTGTCCATTCGGCGGATCACCGCCGTCGATCCCCTCACCGCGCTCGGGAGTGCCCGATGA
- a CDS encoding nitroreductase family protein, producing MTNRRLSVADAIRTRRTVRHYRPDPIPADALTTLLELAVQAPSSWNLQDRSIVVVTDDEGRDGLTWATGGQPQPREAPVVLVFVAEPQSWRDDHSDVHDRARRNGAWDDEFITMFSAASTAFQEDLDRRGLLREYAVKDAVIAASFVMLAATELGLATSPMNGWDEAEVKKVIGIGDRDDLAIALLMSVGYPAEERRHPGRRALERNVFHGRHGAFCGGHGAKEGAARRE from the coding sequence ATGACGAACCGCAGGCTTTCCGTCGCCGACGCGATCCGCACCCGCCGCACCGTCCGCCACTACCGGCCCGACCCGATCCCTGCCGACGCCCTCACCACGCTGCTCGAACTCGCGGTCCAGGCACCCTCCAGCTGGAATCTGCAGGACCGGTCGATCGTCGTGGTCACCGACGACGAGGGCCGCGACGGACTGACCTGGGCCACCGGAGGCCAACCCCAGCCGCGGGAGGCCCCCGTGGTCCTGGTCTTCGTCGCCGAGCCGCAGTCCTGGCGTGACGATCACAGTGACGTCCACGACCGGGCCCGCCGCAACGGCGCCTGGGACGACGAGTTCATCACCATGTTCTCCGCCGCCTCGACCGCGTTTCAGGAGGACCTCGACCGGCGTGGTCTCCTGCGGGAGTACGCGGTGAAGGACGCCGTGATCGCGGCATCCTTCGTGATGCTCGCCGCGACCGAGCTGGGTCTGGCCACTTCGCCGATGAACGGCTGGGACGAGGCCGAGGTGAAGAAGGTGATCGGGATCGGCGACCGGGACGACCTGGCCATCGCCCTGCTCATGTCGGTCGGCTACCCGGCGGAGGAACGGCGCCATCCCGGCCGGCGCGCCCTGGAACGCAACGTCTTCCACGGACGCCACGGCGCGTTCTGCGGAGGGCACGGCGCGAAGGAGGGCGCCGCACGCCGGGAGTAG
- the allB gene encoding allantoinase AllB, with protein sequence MDVNLVLRSTRVITPEGTRPASIAVSGGTIAAVLPYDAEVPAGARLEDVGDDVVLPGLVDTHVHVNDPGRTEWEGFWTATRAAAAGGITTLLDMPLNSLPPTTTVENLRVKQEVARAKAHVDVGFWGGALPDNVKDLRPLHDAGVFGFKCFLSPSGVEEFPELDQEQLATSLAEISGFDGLMIVHAEDPHHLAAAPQRSGGAYADFLASRPRDAENTAIENLINQARRLNARVHVLHLSSSDALPVIAAAKAEGVKVTVESCPHFLTLTAEEIPDGATEFKCCPPIREAVNQDALWQGLADGTIDCIVSDHSPSTTDLKTPDFASAWGGISSLQLGLPAIWTEARRRGFDLTDVVRWMSEGPARLAGLTRKGAIEAGRDADFAVLAPEATFTVDPAELQHRNRITAYAGKTLHGVVTSTWLRGERIADHGTLAEPSGSLLERNN encoded by the coding sequence GTGGACGTCAACCTGGTCCTGCGCTCGACGCGTGTCATCACCCCCGAGGGGACACGCCCGGCGTCGATCGCCGTCTCCGGAGGGACGATCGCGGCCGTGCTGCCGTACGACGCCGAGGTACCCGCCGGTGCCCGGCTGGAGGACGTCGGCGACGACGTCGTCCTGCCCGGACTCGTCGACACCCACGTGCATGTGAACGACCCCGGCCGTACCGAGTGGGAGGGCTTCTGGACCGCCACCCGCGCGGCCGCCGCCGGTGGCATCACCACCCTGCTCGACATGCCCCTCAACTCGCTGCCCCCGACCACCACCGTGGAGAACCTGCGCGTCAAGCAGGAGGTCGCCCGCGCCAAGGCCCACGTCGACGTCGGTTTCTGGGGCGGCGCCCTGCCCGACAACGTCAAGGACCTGCGCCCGCTCCACGACGCCGGCGTCTTCGGCTTCAAGTGCTTCCTGTCGCCGTCCGGCGTGGAGGAGTTCCCCGAGCTCGACCAGGAGCAGCTGGCCACCTCGCTCGCCGAGATCTCCGGCTTCGACGGCCTGATGATCGTGCACGCCGAGGACCCCCACCACCTCGCCGCCGCCCCCCAGCGCTCCGGCGGCGCGTACGCCGACTTCCTCGCCTCCCGTCCCCGGGACGCCGAGAACACGGCCATCGAGAACCTGATCAACCAGGCGCGCCGGCTGAACGCCCGCGTCCACGTCCTGCACCTCTCCTCCTCGGACGCCCTGCCGGTCATCGCCGCCGCCAAGGCCGAGGGCGTCAAGGTCACCGTCGAGTCCTGTCCGCACTTCCTCACCCTCACCGCCGAGGAGATCCCGGACGGCGCCACCGAGTTCAAGTGCTGCCCGCCGATCCGCGAGGCCGTCAACCAGGACGCGCTGTGGCAGGGGCTCGCGGACGGCACGATCGACTGCATCGTCTCCGACCACTCCCCGTCCACGACCGACCTCAAGACGCCCGACTTCGCGTCCGCCTGGGGCGGCATCTCCTCCCTCCAGCTCGGCCTGCCCGCCATCTGGACCGAGGCACGTCGCCGCGGCTTCGACCTGACGGACGTCGTCCGCTGGATGTCGGAGGGCCCGGCCCGGCTCGCCGGACTCACCCGCAAGGGCGCCATCGAGGCCGGCCGCGACGCCGACTTCGCCGTCCTCGCCCCCGAGGCCACCTTCACCGTCGACCCGGCCGAGCTCCAGCACCGCAACCGGATCACCGCCTACGCGGGCAAGACCCTCCACGGCGTCGTCACCTCCACCTGGCTGCGTGGCGAGCGGATCGCCGACCACGGCACCCTCGCCGAGCCCTCCGGCAGCCTCCTCGAAAGGAACAACTGA
- a CDS encoding ABC transporter ATP-binding protein, with translation MSLVLDAVTLTYPDGDGRLTALDAVSLDVPAGSLTAVVGPSGSGKSSLLAVAATLVTPDRGRVEVAGTDTGALDAAGRAALRRERIGIVFQQPNLLPSLTAAEQLQVMAHLSGRPPASARSRAMELLDAVGLADLAGRRPHQLSGGQRQRVNIARALMNEPAVLLVDEPTSALDHERGAAVMELLAGLTVGRGTATVLVTHDRTHVARAARVVEVRDGRLSERAAV, from the coding sequence ATGAGTCTCGTCCTCGATGCCGTCACCCTCACCTACCCGGACGGGGACGGCCGGCTGACCGCCCTCGACGCGGTGTCCCTCGACGTCCCCGCGGGTTCCCTCACGGCCGTCGTCGGTCCCTCCGGATCCGGCAAGTCCAGCCTGCTCGCCGTCGCCGCCACCCTGGTGACCCCGGACCGGGGCCGGGTCGAGGTCGCCGGTACGGACACGGGCGCGCTGGACGCGGCCGGGCGGGCGGCACTGCGCCGGGAGCGGATCGGGATCGTGTTCCAGCAGCCCAACCTGCTGCCCTCGCTCACGGCCGCGGAACAGCTGCAGGTGATGGCGCACCTCTCGGGGCGCCCGCCGGCGTCGGCCCGGAGCCGGGCCATGGAGCTCCTCGACGCGGTGGGCCTCGCGGACCTGGCGGGGCGGCGGCCGCACCAGCTGTCCGGCGGGCAGCGGCAGCGGGTCAACATCGCGCGGGCCCTGATGAATGAGCCGGCCGTCCTCCTCGTCGACGAGCCGACGAGCGCGCTCGACCACGAGCGGGGGGCGGCGGTGATGGAGCTGCTCGCCGGGCTGACGGTGGGGCGGGGGACGGCGACGGTGCTGGTGACCCACGACCGGACGCATGTCGCTCGCGCGGCGCGGGTGGTGGAGGTGAGGGACGGCCGTCTGTCGGAACGCGCGGCCGTCTGA
- a CDS encoding AraC family transcriptional regulator yields MDRLGELLDGVRARGAVFTRTVMSPPWSLRFATGAELTLLAVLDGKVWITPADGEPINIGSGDIAVLRGPAPYTVAEDPSASPERVITAADYCARTARAAVTTETATLDPRTCGVADTGAAHLVSGAYEGRTGLSDRLLDALPDVLVVREDEADATLLALVARELRRDRPGQQAVLDRLLDLILVSTLRAWFDRPRNHAPAWYRATDESVVANALRLLHDDPAHPWTVATLAAEVGTSRSGLARRFTRHVGEPPMAYLTMWRVALAADLLRDTGATVGSIARKVGYANAFALSVAFKRRRGVTPTQHRAAAQRTRRPSD; encoded by the coding sequence GTGGACAGGTTGGGGGAACTGCTGGACGGGGTACGGGCACGCGGCGCCGTGTTCACCCGGACGGTCATGAGCCCGCCGTGGTCCCTCCGCTTCGCGACCGGCGCGGAGCTGACACTGCTCGCCGTCCTCGACGGCAAGGTCTGGATCACGCCCGCCGACGGTGAGCCGATCAACATCGGCTCCGGCGACATCGCCGTCCTCCGCGGCCCCGCCCCGTACACCGTCGCCGAGGACCCCAGCGCGTCGCCCGAGCGCGTCATCACCGCCGCGGACTACTGCGCGCGCACCGCGCGGGCGGCCGTCACCACCGAGACGGCCACCCTCGACCCGCGCACGTGCGGCGTCGCCGACACGGGGGCGGCCCATCTCGTCAGTGGCGCCTACGAGGGCCGGACCGGCCTCAGCGACCGCCTCCTGGACGCCCTGCCGGACGTACTCGTCGTCCGGGAGGACGAAGCCGACGCCACGCTCCTCGCGCTGGTCGCACGGGAGCTGCGGCGCGACCGGCCGGGCCAGCAGGCGGTCCTGGACCGCCTGCTCGACCTGATCCTCGTCTCCACCCTCCGGGCCTGGTTCGACCGTCCCCGGAACCACGCACCCGCGTGGTACCGCGCCACCGACGAGTCCGTCGTGGCGAACGCCCTGAGGCTGCTGCACGACGACCCGGCACATCCGTGGACCGTGGCGACGCTCGCAGCCGAGGTGGGCACTTCCAGGTCGGGCCTGGCCCGCCGCTTCACCCGGCACGTCGGCGAGCCCCCCATGGCGTATCTGACGATGTGGCGCGTAGCCCTGGCGGCCGACCTGCTCCGCGACACCGGGGCCACGGTGGGTTCCATCGCGCGCAAGGTGGGGTACGCCAACGCCTTCGCCCTCAGCGTCGCCTTCAAACGCCGCCGAGGCGTCACCCCCACACAGCACCGCGCGGCCGCGCAGCGCACCCGCCGGCCGAGTGACTGA
- a CDS encoding winged helix-turn-helix transcriptional regulator, which produces MKTVVESSGLPADAYSAKCPTRQVLDHIAGKWTILVVDALLEGTLRYTDLSRRIEGVSQKMLTQTLRGLEADGFLTRTVYPSIPPKVEYDLTDLGRSLAEPITALRRWTETHINEIERARAHATAAARNTPAP; this is translated from the coding sequence ATGAAGACCGTCGTGGAATCCTCCGGACTACCGGCCGACGCCTACTCCGCGAAATGCCCGACCCGCCAGGTCCTCGACCACATCGCCGGCAAGTGGACGATCCTGGTCGTCGACGCCCTCCTCGAAGGCACCCTGCGCTACACCGACTTGAGCCGACGCATCGAGGGCGTCTCACAGAAGATGCTCACCCAGACCCTGCGCGGCCTTGAGGCCGACGGCTTCCTCACCCGCACGGTGTACCCGTCCATCCCGCCCAAGGTCGAGTACGACCTGACGGACCTGGGCCGGAGCCTCGCCGAGCCGATCACCGCACTCCGGCGATGGACGGAGACCCACATCAACGAGATCGAACGGGCCCGGGCCCACGCCACCGCGGCAGCGAGGAACACCCCGGCGCCGTGA
- a CDS encoding NAD(P)H-binding protein, with translation MTEHPILITGGTGKVGGRAVARLGSKGLPVRVGSRSAEPRFDWTDRSTWDAALHGVSKVFIVPQDGELLTRPFVERAKELGVGRIVLLSGRGVDVPGYADPESVAGRTHIDGEDAVRHCGLEWTIVRPAWFAQNFSEGFLRDSVLAGELRLPAGDGAASFVDAEDIAAVAVAALVEDTHVGETYELSGPSALTLGDAVATISGATGRTVRYVSLSPEEFVAEQVAEGRPRADAEDYADAVGPIRRDMDSHLSDGVQKALGRQPRSFALFVKEAAASGAWQDRPRTSSAAPSDHSNQSFG, from the coding sequence ATGACTGAACACCCGATTCTGATCACTGGCGGTACGGGCAAGGTCGGCGGACGCGCCGTGGCCCGACTCGGCTCGAAGGGACTCCCGGTGCGCGTCGGATCACGTTCCGCCGAGCCGCGTTTCGACTGGACCGACCGGAGCACGTGGGACGCCGCCCTGCACGGCGTGAGCAAGGTCTTCATCGTGCCGCAGGACGGCGAGTTGCTGACGCGCCCGTTCGTGGAGCGCGCGAAGGAGCTCGGGGTCGGGCGCATCGTGCTGCTCTCGGGCCGCGGCGTCGACGTCCCCGGGTACGCCGACCCGGAAAGCGTCGCGGGCCGGACGCACATCGACGGCGAGGACGCCGTGCGTCACTGCGGGCTGGAGTGGACGATCGTACGGCCCGCATGGTTCGCGCAGAACTTCAGCGAGGGATTCCTCCGCGACTCGGTGCTCGCGGGTGAGCTGCGCCTGCCCGCCGGTGACGGCGCGGCGAGCTTCGTCGATGCCGAGGACATCGCCGCGGTCGCGGTGGCGGCGCTCGTCGAGGACACCCACGTGGGCGAGACCTACGAGCTGTCCGGACCGAGTGCCCTCACCCTTGGTGACGCGGTGGCCACCATCTCCGGGGCGACCGGTCGGACGGTGCGCTACGTGTCCCTGTCACCGGAGGAGTTCGTGGCCGAACAGGTCGCCGAGGGCCGGCCCAGGGCCGATGCCGAGGACTACGCCGACGCGGTCGGCCCAATCCGGCGGGACATGGACAGCCACCTGTCCGACGGGGTGCAGAAGGCCCTCGGCCGGCAACCCCGCTCCTTCGCCCTGTTCGTGAAGGAGGCCGCGGCCTCCGGTGCGTGGCAGGACCGACCCCGAACGAGCAGCGCGGCCCCGTCCGACCATTCGAATCAATCCTTCGGTTGA
- a CDS encoding sensor histidine kinase, protein MDLPSPLHPARLPLTPALRALRLCLHLLMAGLLVLAAVRADSAAGTVLAVVTGAVYAAGSYLPSVRDSQRAAALWLGALGASWLALLWLTPEALWLAFPLYFLQLHLLPTRWSLPAVALTAVAAILSYVGHGAALNPGVFIGPLLGAAVAVATVLGYQALYRESERRRRLIEELIATRAELAAAERHAGTLAERERLAREIHDTLAQGLSSIQLLLRAAERSLPPDSPASDHIDRARQAAQDNLAEARRFVRALSPPDLEHGSLAAALERLCEPGAGAGLYGPGAGAGSHEPGPGPRVRFSVSGTPVELPTPYEVALLRIAQSALANTVRHAAASRAEITLSFMDASVTLDVVDDGEGFEPGSVRPSSDGGFGLPAMRSRAESLGGTFTVESAPGQGTAVAVSLPLPAGV, encoded by the coding sequence ATGGATCTCCCTTCCCCTCTCCACCCCGCCCGGCTTCCCCTCACCCCTGCACTGCGCGCGCTGCGCCTCTGTCTCCATCTCCTGATGGCCGGACTGCTGGTGCTCGCGGCGGTGCGGGCGGACTCGGCCGCCGGGACGGTGCTCGCGGTGGTGACGGGCGCGGTCTACGCGGCCGGGTCGTACCTGCCGTCCGTCAGGGACTCGCAGCGGGCCGCGGCCCTGTGGCTGGGCGCCCTGGGGGCGTCCTGGCTCGCCCTGCTCTGGCTGACCCCGGAGGCGCTCTGGCTGGCCTTCCCGCTCTACTTCCTCCAGCTGCACCTGCTGCCGACCCGCTGGTCGCTGCCGGCCGTGGCACTGACGGCGGTCGCGGCGATCCTCTCGTACGTGGGGCACGGCGCCGCCCTCAATCCGGGGGTGTTCATCGGGCCGCTGCTCGGCGCGGCGGTCGCGGTGGCGACGGTCCTCGGCTACCAGGCGCTCTACCGGGAGAGCGAGCGGCGGCGCCGACTCATCGAGGAGCTGATCGCGACGCGGGCCGAGCTGGCGGCCGCGGAACGGCACGCGGGCACGCTCGCCGAGCGGGAGCGGCTCGCCCGCGAGATCCACGACACGCTCGCGCAGGGCCTGTCCTCGATCCAGCTGCTGCTGCGGGCGGCCGAGCGGTCGCTGCCGCCCGACTCGCCGGCCTCGGACCACATCGACCGGGCCCGGCAGGCGGCCCAGGACAACCTCGCGGAGGCGCGCCGCTTCGTCCGGGCACTGTCCCCGCCGGACCTGGAGCACGGCTCCCTGGCGGCGGCCCTTGAGCGACTGTGCGAGCCGGGGGCGGGAGCGGGTCTGTACGGTCCGGGGGCCGGTGCCGGTTCGCACGAGCCGGGTCCCGGGCCGCGGGTCCGTTTCTCGGTGAGCGGTACACCCGTCGAGCTGCCCACCCCCTACGAGGTGGCGCTGCTCCGTATCGCCCAGTCGGCGCTCGCGAACACGGTGCGGCACGCGGCGGCCTCGCGGGCGGAGATCACCCTGTCGTTCATGGACGCCTCGGTGACCCTGGACGTCGTCGACGACGGCGAGGGCTTCGAGCCCGGTTCGGTACGCCCCTCCTCCGACGGCGGCTTCGGGCTTCCGGCGATGCGCTCGCGCGCGGAGTCGCTGGGCGGCACGTTCACCGTCGAGTCCGCCCCCGGCCAGGGCACGGCCGTCGCCGTCTCCCTCCCTCTCCCCGCTGGAGTCTGA
- the alc gene encoding allantoicase: MSTGIPSFTGDASPYGGGDPYADYRTADFPFTRYADLADRRLGAGVIAANDEFFAERENMLKPEAAEFDPEHFGHKGKIMDGWETRRRRGVSAQQPHPTEDDHDWALVRLGAPGVVRGIVLDTAHFRGNYPQAVSVEAASVPGSPSPEELLADDVKWTTLVPRTAVGGHAANGFAVDVEQRFTHLRVNQHPDGGIARLRVYGEVAPDPAWLGVLGTFDLAALENGGQVEDASDRFYSPATNTIQPGRSRKMDDGWETRRRRDKGNDWIRYQLVAESEIRAVEIDTAYLKGNSAGWAALSVAAEGSEEWTEILPRTRLQPDTNHRFVLDTPAVGSRVRIDIYPDGGISRLRLFGSLTEAGTARLAARHQELGG; encoded by the coding sequence GTGAGCACCGGCATACCCTCCTTCACCGGCGACGCCAGCCCCTACGGCGGCGGCGACCCGTACGCCGACTACCGGACGGCCGACTTCCCCTTCACCCGGTACGCGGACCTCGCCGACCGGCGCCTCGGCGCGGGCGTGATCGCCGCCAACGACGAGTTCTTCGCCGAGCGCGAGAACATGCTCAAGCCCGAGGCCGCCGAGTTCGACCCCGAGCACTTCGGCCACAAGGGCAAGATCATGGACGGCTGGGAGACCCGCCGCCGCCGCGGCGTCTCCGCCCAGCAGCCGCACCCCACCGAGGACGACCACGACTGGGCCCTCGTACGGCTCGGCGCCCCGGGCGTCGTCCGCGGCATCGTCCTCGACACCGCCCACTTCCGCGGCAACTACCCGCAGGCCGTCTCCGTCGAGGCCGCCTCCGTCCCCGGCTCGCCGTCGCCCGAGGAGCTCCTCGCCGACGACGTGAAGTGGACGACGCTCGTCCCGCGCACCGCCGTCGGCGGCCACGCCGCCAACGGCTTCGCCGTCGACGTCGAGCAGCGCTTCACGCACCTGCGCGTCAACCAGCACCCCGACGGCGGCATCGCCCGCCTCCGTGTCTACGGCGAGGTCGCCCCCGACCCGGCGTGGCTCGGGGTCCTCGGGACCTTCGACCTCGCGGCCCTGGAGAACGGCGGCCAGGTCGAGGACGCCTCCGACCGCTTCTACTCCCCGGCCACCAACACCATCCAGCCGGGCCGCTCCCGCAAGATGGACGACGGCTGGGAGACCCGCCGCCGCCGCGACAAGGGCAACGACTGGATCCGCTACCAGCTCGTCGCCGAGTCCGAGATCCGCGCCGTCGAGATCGACACCGCGTACCTCAAGGGCAACAGCGCCGGCTGGGCCGCGCTCTCCGTCGCCGCCGAGGGCTCGGAGGAATGGACCGAGATCCTGCCCCGGACCCGCCTCCAGCCCGACACCAACCACCGCTTCGTGCTCGACACCCCGGCGGTCGGCTCCCGCGTCCGGATCGACATCTACCCGGACGGCGGCATCTCCCGCCTCCGCCTCTTCGGCTCCCTCACGGAGGCCGGTACGGCCCGGCTCGCGGCCCGCCACCAGGAACTGGGCGGCTGA
- a CDS encoding IclR family transcriptional regulator, with amino-acid sequence MPTSSASTTDAAKPAASGGVQSLERAFDLLERMADAGGEVGLSELSASSGLPLPTIHRLMRTLVACGYVRQQPNRRYALGPRLIRLGESASRLLGTWARPYLARLVEETGETANMALLDGDEIVYVAQVPSKHSMRMFTEVGRRVLPHSTGVGKALLAHTPAEEVRALLARTGMPAATEKTITTPDGFLDALVAVRETGYAVDDNEQEIGVRCLAVSVPDSPTAAAISISGPAGRVTEAATEKIVPILQEVARELSAALANTTGNGGS; translated from the coding sequence GTGCCGACGTCCAGCGCCAGCACCACCGACGCCGCCAAGCCCGCCGCAAGCGGTGGCGTCCAGTCCCTTGAGCGTGCCTTCGACCTCCTCGAGCGGATGGCCGATGCCGGGGGCGAGGTCGGGCTGAGCGAGCTCTCCGCCAGCAGCGGACTCCCGCTCCCCACCATCCACCGCCTGATGCGCACCCTGGTCGCCTGCGGCTACGTACGCCAGCAGCCCAACCGGCGGTACGCGCTCGGCCCCCGGCTCATCCGACTCGGCGAATCCGCCTCCCGCCTCCTCGGCACCTGGGCGCGCCCGTACCTGGCGCGGCTCGTCGAGGAGACCGGCGAGACGGCGAACATGGCGCTGCTCGACGGCGACGAGATCGTGTACGTGGCACAGGTGCCGTCCAAGCACTCGATGCGGATGTTCACCGAGGTCGGCCGGCGGGTGCTGCCGCACTCTACGGGCGTCGGCAAGGCACTGCTGGCCCACACCCCGGCGGAGGAGGTCCGCGCGCTGCTGGCCCGTACCGGCATGCCGGCGGCCACCGAGAAGACCATCACGACGCCGGACGGCTTCCTCGACGCGCTCGTCGCGGTCCGCGAGACGGGGTACGCGGTCGACGACAACGAGCAGGAGATAGGAGTCCGCTGCCTCGCGGTCTCCGTCCCGGACTCCCCCACGGCCGCGGCGATCTCCATCTCGGGCCCGGCGGGCCGCGTGACGGAGGCGGCCACGGAGAAGATCGTCCCGATCCTCCAGGAAGTGGCCCGAGAGCTCTCGGCGGCCCTGGCGAACACGACGGGCAACGGCGGGTCGTAG
- a CDS encoding response regulator — MTTIRLLLADDHPVVRAGLRAVLDTEPDFAVVAEAATAERAVELAAAGDVDVVLMDLQFGSGMHGSEATAAITAAPGGPKVLVLTTYDTDADILAAVEAGASGYLLKDAPPEELAAAVRTAAAGQSALAPAVAHRLMDRMRTPAEALTKRELEVLQLVGEGLSNQQISKVLFLSQATVKSHLVHIFAKLGVDSRTAAVATATARRLIRR, encoded by the coding sequence ATGACCACCATCCGCCTTCTCCTGGCCGACGACCACCCGGTGGTACGGGCCGGCCTGCGCGCGGTCCTGGACACGGAGCCCGACTTCGCCGTCGTCGCGGAGGCGGCGACCGCCGAGCGCGCGGTGGAGCTGGCCGCCGCCGGGGACGTGGACGTGGTCCTGATGGACCTGCAGTTCGGCTCCGGGATGCACGGCTCGGAGGCGACGGCAGCGATCACGGCGGCGCCCGGCGGGCCGAAGGTGCTGGTCCTGACGACGTACGACACGGACGCGGACATCCTCGCGGCGGTGGAGGCGGGCGCCTCCGGCTACCTCCTGAAGGACGCCCCGCCGGAGGAGCTGGCGGCGGCGGTCCGGACGGCGGCGGCCGGGCAGTCGGCGCTCGCCCCGGCGGTGGCGCACCGGCTGATGGACCGGATGCGGACCCCCGCGGAGGCCCTGACCAAGCGCGAGCTGGAGGTGCTCCAGCTGGTGGGCGAGGGCCTGTCGAACCAGCAGATCAGCAAGGTGCTGTTCCTGAGCCAGGCGACGGTGAAGTCCCATCTGGTGCACATCTTCGCGAAGCTGGGCGTCGACTCCCGCACGGCGGCGGTGGCGACGGCGACGGCACGCCGTCTGATCAGGCGGTAG
- a CDS encoding SDR family NAD(P)-dependent oxidoreductase, whose translation MSTMNGAAVLVTGGSRGIGAATAVRLAQEGADVAFTYVRDEVRAKEVAARIEATGRKALPLRADAADAGDAAGAVHWAADALGRLDVLVNNVGAGVLGPLESLALTDVDRVLAVNVRAAFLASQAAGGRLPDGGRIITVGSCMTQRVPGPGGTLYAMSKSALTGLTKALARELGGRGITANLVHPGPVDTDMNPADGPYAEGQAAMTALGRFGTPAEVAAMVAFLAGPEARYVTGAEFSVDGGHAA comes from the coding sequence ATGTCCACGATGAACGGCGCGGCGGTACTGGTGACGGGCGGCAGCCGCGGGATCGGCGCCGCCACGGCCGTGCGCCTCGCGCAGGAGGGCGCCGACGTCGCCTTCACGTACGTCCGTGACGAGGTACGGGCCAAGGAGGTCGCCGCACGGATCGAGGCGACCGGGCGCAAGGCGCTGCCCCTGCGGGCGGACGCGGCCGACGCCGGGGACGCGGCGGGCGCGGTGCACTGGGCGGCGGACGCCCTGGGCCGGCTCGACGTCCTGGTGAACAACGTCGGTGCCGGTGTCCTCGGGCCGCTGGAGTCCCTGGCCCTCACGGACGTGGACCGGGTCCTCGCGGTGAACGTCCGGGCGGCGTTCCTCGCCTCGCAGGCGGCGGGCGGGCGGCTGCCGGACGGCGGGCGGATCATCACCGTCGGCAGCTGCATGACCCAGCGGGTGCCGGGGCCCGGCGGGACGCTGTACGCGATGAGCAAGTCGGCCCTGACCGGCCTCACGAAGGCGCTGGCCCGGGAGCTGGGCGGCCGTGGGATCACGGCGAACCTCGTCCACCCCGGCCCCGTCGACACCGACATGAACCCGGCGGACGGACCGTACGCGGAGGGCCAGGCGGCCATGACCGCACTGGGCCGCTTCGGCACCCCGGCCGAGGTGGCCGCCATGGTCGCCTTCCTGGCGGGCCCGGAGGCACGGTACGTGACGGGCGCGGAGTTCTCGGTGGACGGCGGGCACGCGGCGTAA